In Kiritimatiellales bacterium, a genomic segment contains:
- a CDS encoding metallophosphoesterase, translating into MSIHHISRRNFLGNTVAASALMCAGKLDAFSFALEAARNDWTLIVLPDIQYYTDVYDPVSSGYTEVFNSQARWIVANKDALNIKYVIQLGDITNHNHEDEWQNAQAGFSILDGHIPYAIVSGNHDYSGGGRSTLMNTYFPYAKYSAWPTFGGAMVSGEMENTYHIFEAAGKKWLLLALEWGPRNETVEWADTVLSEHSDCNTIMFTHAYLYYDSTRYDWTSKGEAQQWNPHSYSAVKADANDGEELWQKLLKKHPQVQMAINGHVMGSGLGFLQSAGDAGNMVHQMLVNYQRGTRPMPRTGFAAGNGTIYDDGSLRILRFLADGKTVQVRDYSPYRDYFAVGLGSQFSFQLSGLV; encoded by the coding sequence ATGAGCATACATCATATAAGCCGTCGCAACTTTTTAGGAAACACTGTTGCGGCATCGGCACTGATGTGCGCCGGAAAATTGGACGCATTTTCTTTTGCGCTGGAAGCGGCGCGGAATGACTGGACACTGATCGTGCTGCCGGACATTCAGTATTATACAGATGTTTACGATCCGGTAAGTTCCGGTTATACAGAGGTATTTAACAGTCAGGCGCGCTGGATTGTGGCAAATAAAGATGCGCTGAATATTAAATATGTCATTCAGCTCGGTGATATTACTAACCATAATCATGAGGACGAATGGCAGAATGCGCAAGCCGGATTTTCGATTCTGGACGGACATATTCCTTATGCGATCGTGTCAGGGAATCATGATTATTCCGGCGGCGGACGGTCAACGTTGATGAACACCTATTTTCCGTATGCGAAATATTCTGCATGGCCGACGTTCGGCGGTGCAATGGTTTCCGGTGAAATGGAAAATACATATCACATTTTTGAAGCTGCCGGAAAAAAATGGCTGCTGCTGGCATTAGAGTGGGGACCGCGCAATGAAACGGTGGAGTGGGCGGATACTGTTCTTTCAGAACATTCCGACTGCAACACCATCATGTTCACGCACGCCTATCTTTATTATGACAGTACGCGCTACGACTGGACCAGTAAAGGCGAAGCGCAGCAATGGAATCCGCACAGCTATTCTGCTGTTAAAGCGGATGCCAACGACGGTGAGGAACTCTGGCAGAAGCTGCTGAAAAAACATCCGCAGGTGCAAATGGCGATTAACGGACACGTGATGGGCAGTGGTCTTGGATTTTTACAAAGCGCCGGTGACGCCGGAAATATGGTGCACCAGATGCTGGTGAATTATCAGCGCGGAACGCGCCCGATGCCGCGCACCGGATTCGCTGCCGGAAATGGCACAATTTATGACGACGGTTCACTGCGCATTCTCCGGTTTCTCGCAGATGGGAAAACGGTGCAGGTTCGCGATTATTCGCCGTACCGTGATTATTTTGCAGTCGGACTCGGTTCGCAGTTCAGTTTCCAACTCAGTGGATTAGTATGA
- a CDS encoding Gfo/Idh/MocA family oxidoreductase, whose translation MKIKTNTAPLSRRRYVIVGTGGRSEMFSIPLLTTYKDTSKLCGLCDTNEVRMGFYNNLFKEKFNAPPVPVYHASEFDRMLADQKPDCVIVTCIDRMHHEYIIRALDAGCDAVTEKPMTTDIQKCKAILDAVERSGKALRVTFNYRYSPVRSKVKELLMSGVIGDVKSIHFEWLLDTVHGADYFRRWHRDKRNSGGLMVHKATHHFDLVSWWINSSPETVFGFGHLFFYGKANAEARGETHNYLRGTSPEAAGDPFALSLKDGERLEGLYYNAERCDHYLRDQNVFGDGISIEDTMNVLVRYRNGVQMSYSLTAYSPWEGYRIALNGTKGRIELDEFEKSYISAASGQIGESRSNTQKITVFPHWEKPYTVEPPEAVGGHGGGDILLQRDIFASGTEPDPLGRAAGHLDGARSILTGIAANRSFETGAPVNVDDLLYLP comes from the coding sequence ATGAAAATTAAAACAAACACCGCACCTTTGTCCCGTCGCCGGTACGTTATTGTCGGTACCGGCGGCCGTTCCGAAATGTTCAGTATCCCGTTGTTAACAACATACAAAGACACATCCAAGCTGTGCGGTCTTTGCGATACAAACGAAGTCCGCATGGGTTTTTACAACAATTTATTTAAAGAAAAATTTAATGCGCCGCCGGTGCCGGTTTATCACGCATCGGAATTTGACCGGATGCTGGCGGATCAGAAACCTGATTGCGTGATAGTGACCTGCATCGATCGTATGCATCACGAATATATTATCCGTGCGCTTGACGCCGGGTGCGATGCGGTAACAGAAAAACCGATGACGACTGACATTCAAAAATGCAAAGCGATTCTGGATGCGGTGGAACGCAGCGGGAAAGCACTGCGCGTCACATTCAACTACCGTTATTCTCCGGTACGCAGCAAAGTGAAAGAACTGCTGATGTCAGGTGTAATCGGCGATGTAAAATCGATTCATTTCGAATGGCTGCTCGATACAGTCCACGGCGCCGATTATTTCCGGCGGTGGCATCGGGATAAACGTAATTCCGGCGGTTTAATGGTGCATAAGGCAACGCACCATTTCGATTTGGTAAGCTGGTGGATTAACAGTTCACCGGAAACCGTTTTCGGTTTCGGTCATCTGTTTTTTTATGGGAAAGCAAATGCCGAAGCGCGCGGTGAAACGCATAATTATCTGCGCGGTACATCACCGGAAGCGGCAGGTGATCCGTTTGCGTTGAGCCTGAAAGACGGCGAACGGCTGGAAGGGCTGTATTATAACGCGGAAAGATGCGATCATTATCTGCGCGACCAAAATGTATTCGGCGACGGAATCAGTATTGAAGATACAATGAACGTTCTCGTGCGTTATCGTAACGGTGTGCAGATGTCATATTCGCTCACAGCATACTCTCCGTGGGAAGGATACCGGATTGCATTGAATGGAACAAAAGGACGGATTGAGTTGGATGAATTTGAAAAATCCTATATCAGCGCCGCCAGCGGACAGATCGGTGAGTCGCGCAGTAATACACAGAAAATTACAGTATTCCCGCACTGGGAGAAGCCTTATACGGTGGAACCGCCGGAGGCAGTTGGCGGACATGGCGGCGGCGATATTCTTCTGCAGCGCGATATTTTTGCGTCCGGTACAGAGCCTGATCCGCTCGGGCGCGCCGCCGGGCATCTGGACGGTGCGCGGTCAATTTTAACCGGGATTGCGGCGAATCGTTCGTTTGAAACCGGGGCGCCGGTGAATGTGGACGATCTGCTTTATCTGCCATAA
- a CDS encoding AraC family transcriptional regulator: protein MLTYLGYGLRQYGQKPFAPVIRNYWEFQAVINGEIGILFPEGPDFLHSRTLWIFPPKYQHGWTGNSSKPAEVAVFQFRSIPPAIEHYCETSASGYLIISLTAAQCSQLRQLTEDAKSYQTDFGQGAFICHQHILFELCFLAYTACVKQHGEHIRSHSQQCVQKALQWYNDHMEDNPGQLDIAKAAGVSVAHLRRLFHEVFERSPRDVIAQIKFDRAIQLMSTPGIKLIEVAERCGFQSASAFSRAFKTFFGYAPVYWRK from the coding sequence ATGCTTACATACCTTGGTTATGGATTGCGACAGTACGGCCAAAAACCTTTTGCTCCCGTTATCCGGAATTACTGGGAATTTCAGGCTGTTATTAACGGTGAAATCGGAATACTTTTCCCGGAAGGTCCGGATTTTCTGCACTCCCGGACGCTATGGATATTTCCTCCCAAATATCAACACGGATGGACCGGAAATTCATCTAAACCGGCGGAAGTCGCCGTTTTTCAATTCCGTTCAATTCCGCCGGCAATTGAGCATTACTGTGAAACATCCGCTTCGGGATATTTAATCATCAGCCTGACTGCAGCGCAATGCAGCCAATTGCGACAGTTAACAGAAGATGCAAAGTCGTATCAGACTGATTTCGGACAGGGCGCATTTATCTGCCATCAGCATATTCTTTTTGAGCTCTGCTTTCTAGCTTATACGGCGTGCGTTAAACAGCATGGCGAACATATCCGATCGCATTCTCAGCAATGTGTGCAAAAGGCGCTCCAATGGTATAACGATCACATGGAAGACAACCCAGGGCAGCTGGATATTGCAAAAGCCGCCGGAGTTTCTGTCGCCCATCTCCGCCGGCTCTTTCATGAAGTTTTTGAACGTTCACCGCGCGATGTTATTGCGCAGATAAAATTTGACCGCGCAATTCAGTTAATGAGTACCCCGGGCATTAAACTGATAGAAGTTGCTGAACGCTGCGGGTTCCAAAGCGCCAGCGCATTCTCCCGCGCCTTCAAAACATTTTTCGGGTACGCTCCGGTTTACTGGCGAAAATAA